One Pseudomonas lalucatii genomic window carries:
- a CDS encoding phosphoribosyl-ATP diphosphatase: MTDTLSRLAEVLEARKGAAADSSYVASLYHKGLNKILEKVGEESVETILAAKDAAASGDCSELIYETADLWFHSLVMLAALGQHPQAVLDELDRRFGLSGHAEKAARPQN, translated from the coding sequence ATGACTGACACCCTGAGCCGCCTGGCCGAAGTTCTGGAGGCGCGCAAGGGCGCCGCCGCCGACAGTTCCTACGTCGCCAGCCTGTACCACAAGGGCCTGAACAAGATCCTCGAGAAGGTCGGCGAAGAGTCGGTGGAAACCATCCTCGCCGCCAAGGACGCCGCCGCCAGCGGCGACTGCAGCGAGCTGATCTACGAGACCGCCGACCTGTGGTTCCACAGCCTGGTCATGCTCGCCGCCCTCGGCCAGCACCCCCAGGCGGTGCTCGACGAACTGGACCGGCGCTTCGGCCTGTCCGGGCACGCGGAAAAGGCCGCGCGCCCGCAAAACTGA
- a CDS encoding phasin family protein produces MSKVAIKKKAEAEAEAKAGVLSDVKVYARKVWLAGLGAYAKAGQEGAEYFKELVKAGEGVEEQGKRLVGEQVEAANSQLDGVRNRVTSVKGKVDVQFDKIEKAFDNRVAGALKRIGIPTKQDIEELSAKLDELGALLEHVARSK; encoded by the coding sequence ATGTCGAAAGTCGCAATCAAGAAGAAAGCCGAAGCCGAAGCCGAAGCCAAAGCCGGCGTGCTGAGCGATGTCAAAGTCTATGCCCGCAAGGTCTGGCTGGCCGGCCTGGGTGCCTACGCCAAGGCCGGGCAGGAAGGCGCCGAGTATTTCAAGGAGCTGGTCAAGGCCGGCGAGGGTGTCGAGGAGCAGGGCAAGCGCCTGGTCGGCGAGCAGGTCGAGGCGGCCAACAGCCAGCTCGACGGCGTGAGGAACCGCGTCACCAGCGTCAAGGGCAAGGTCGACGTGCAGTTCGACAAGATCGAGAAGGCCTTCGACAATCGCGTGGCTGGCGCCCTCAAGCGCATCGGCATTCCGACCAAGCAAGATATCGAAGAGCTCTCTGCTAAGCTGGATGAACTGGGCGCATTGCTCGAGCATGTCGCGCGTAGCAAATAA
- the ubiE gene encoding bifunctional demethylmenaquinone methyltransferase/2-methoxy-6-polyprenyl-1,4-benzoquinol methylase UbiE yields MTDTRKRSDSEPTTHFGFQDVPESQKAQKVAEVFHSVAAKYDLMNDLLSGGMHRLWKRFTIELSGVRNGNRVLDIAGGTGDLTRQFARLVGPEGEVVLADINESMLKVGRDRLLDRGVAGNVKFVQADAEKLPFPDNHFDCVTIAFGLRNVTHKEDALRSMLRVLKPGGRLLVLEFSKPSSELLSKVYDRYSFSFMPLMGKLITNDSESYRYLAESIRMHPDQDTLKAMMVEAGFERVTYHNMTGGIVALHRGIKP; encoded by the coding sequence ATGACCGACACGCGCAAGCGCAGCGACAGCGAACCCACCACGCACTTCGGCTTCCAGGACGTTCCGGAAAGCCAGAAGGCGCAGAAGGTCGCCGAGGTCTTCCACTCGGTGGCCGCCAAGTACGACCTGATGAACGACCTGCTCTCCGGCGGCATGCACCGCCTGTGGAAGCGTTTCACCATCGAGCTGTCCGGCGTGCGCAACGGCAACCGGGTGCTGGACATCGCCGGCGGCACCGGCGACCTGACCAGGCAGTTCGCCCGCCTGGTCGGCCCCGAGGGCGAGGTGGTGCTGGCCGACATCAACGAGTCGATGCTCAAGGTCGGCCGCGACCGCCTGCTCGACCGCGGCGTGGCCGGCAACGTCAAGTTCGTCCAGGCCGATGCCGAGAAGCTGCCGTTCCCGGACAACCACTTCGACTGCGTGACCATCGCCTTCGGCCTGCGCAACGTCACCCACAAGGAAGACGCCCTGCGTTCCATGCTGCGGGTGCTCAAGCCCGGCGGCCGGCTGCTGGTGCTGGAGTTCTCCAAGCCCTCCAGCGAGCTGCTGTCGAAGGTCTACGACCGCTACTCGTTCAGCTTCATGCCGCTGATGGGCAAGCTGATCACCAACGATTCCGAGAGCTACCGCTACCTGGCCGAGTCGATCCGCATGCACCCGGACCAGGACACGCTCAAGGCGATGATGGTCGAGGCCGGCTTCGAGCGGGTCACCTACCACAACATGACCGGCGGCATCGTCGCCCTGCACCGCGGCATCAAGCCCTGA
- the tatA gene encoding twin-arginine translocase TatA/TatE family subunit, translated as MGFGGISIWQLLIILLIVVMLFGTKRLKNLGGDLGDAIKGFRKSMGNGEEDKPAVDEHKGQTIDAQARKVEEPAKKD; from the coding sequence ATGGGATTCGGTGGCATTAGCATCTGGCAACTCCTGATCATCCTGCTGATCGTGGTCATGCTGTTCGGCACCAAGCGCCTGAAGAACCTGGGCGGCGACCTGGGCGACGCGATCAAGGGCTTCCGCAAGTCGATGGGCAACGGCGAGGAAGACAAGCCGGCCGTGGACGAGCACAAGGGGCAGACCATCGACGCCCAGGCGCGCAAGGTCGAAGAGCCGGCGAAGAAAGACTAA
- the phaZ gene encoding poly(3-hydroxyalkanoate) depolymerase — protein sequence MPLSFIFRTIELDGQSIRTAVRPGNGQMAPLLIFNGIGANLELVMPFVRALDPDLEVIAFDVPGVGGSSTPGTPYRFPGLAKLAARMLDYLDYGQVNAIGVSWGGALAQQFAHDYPERCKKLVLAATSAGAVMVPGKPRVLWRMASPRRYIQPSYGVQIAPDIYGGAFRRDPKLALAHASKVRSGGKMGYYWQLFAGLGWTSIHWLHKIRQPTLVLAGDDDPLIPLVNMRLLAWRIPNADLHVIDDGHLFLVTRAEAVAPIIMKFLAEERQPAIMHPQPSAAREQ from the coding sequence ATGCCGTTATCCTTTATCTTTCGCACCATCGAGCTCGACGGCCAGAGCATCCGCACCGCGGTGCGCCCCGGCAACGGGCAGATGGCGCCGCTGCTGATCTTCAACGGCATCGGCGCCAACCTCGAGCTGGTGATGCCCTTCGTCCGGGCGCTGGACCCGGACCTGGAGGTGATCGCCTTCGACGTGCCCGGGGTCGGCGGCTCCTCGACACCCGGCACCCCCTACCGCTTCCCCGGCCTGGCCAAGCTGGCGGCGCGCATGCTCGACTACCTGGACTACGGTCAGGTCAACGCCATCGGTGTGTCCTGGGGCGGCGCCCTGGCCCAGCAGTTCGCCCACGACTACCCGGAGCGTTGCAAGAAGCTGGTGCTGGCCGCCACCTCCGCCGGTGCGGTGATGGTCCCGGGCAAGCCCAGGGTGCTGTGGCGCATGGCCAGCCCGCGACGCTATATCCAGCCCTCCTATGGCGTGCAGATCGCCCCGGACATCTACGGCGGCGCCTTCCGCCGCGACCCCAAGCTGGCCCTGGCGCATGCCAGCAAGGTGCGCTCGGGGGGCAAGATGGGCTACTACTGGCAGCTGTTCGCCGGCCTCGGCTGGACCAGCATCCACTGGCTGCACAAGATCCGCCAGCCGACCCTGGTGCTGGCCGGCGACGACGACCCGCTGATTCCCTTGGTCAACATGCGCCTGCTGGCCTGGCGCATTCCCAATGCCGACCTGCACGTGATCGACGACGGCCACCTGTTCCTGGTGACCCGCGCCGAGGCGGTGGCGCCGATCATCATGAAATTCCTCGCCGAGGAGCGCCAACCCGCCATCATGCACCCGCAACCGAGCGCCGCCCGCGAGCAGTGA
- a CDS encoding ubiquinone biosynthesis accessory factor UbiJ, with amino-acid sequence MLLSGLLAGVEQGLNRVLALDGTALPRLARLRGRVIEIDCRAPALQLFILADEQGLRLAPHWAGEVACRLRAPANSLLRLAASADKSAVLHSPEVELDGDSAALLDLAAILQDLELDWEYELARWLGPVGARLLAGHLRSRAGWTAQSLDSLRLNLADYLSEESRSLVGRREADARFAELDRLKLALDRLDARIERIAQRHKPNA; translated from the coding sequence ATGCTGCTCAGCGGGCTGCTGGCCGGGGTCGAGCAGGGCCTCAACCGGGTGCTGGCCCTGGACGGCACGGCCCTGCCGCGCCTGGCGCGCCTGCGCGGCCGGGTGATCGAGATCGATTGCCGGGCGCCTGCGCTGCAGCTGTTCATCCTCGCCGACGAGCAGGGCCTGCGCCTGGCGCCGCACTGGGCCGGCGAGGTCGCCTGCCGCCTGCGGGCGCCGGCCAACAGCCTTCTGCGCCTGGCCGCCAGCGCCGACAAGAGCGCCGTGCTGCACAGCCCCGAGGTCGAACTGGACGGCGACAGCGCCGCCCTGCTGGACCTCGCCGCGATCCTCCAGGACCTCGAACTGGACTGGGAATACGAACTGGCGCGCTGGCTCGGCCCGGTCGGCGCCCGACTGCTCGCCGGCCACCTGCGCAGCCGCGCCGGCTGGACCGCGCAGAGCCTCGACAGCCTGCGCCTGAACCTCGCCGACTACCTCAGCGAGGAGTCGCGCAGCCTGGTCGGCCGCCGCGAGGCCGACGCCCGCTTCGCCGAACTGGACCGCCTCAAGCTCGCCCTCGACCGCCTCGATGCGCGTATCGAACGCATCGCCCAACGCCATAAGCCCAACGCATGA
- the phaC gene encoding class II poly(R)-hydroxyalkanoic acid synthase, with product MTDRPSDDLKKQASENTLGLNPVIGIRGRDLLSSARTVLTQAIKQPVHSAKHVAHFGLELKNVLFGQSELSPEAGDRRFADPAWSQNPLYKRYLQTYLAWRKELHDWVEYSDLSEQDVSRSHFVINLMTEAMAPSNSMANPAAIKRFFETGGKSLLDGLSHLAKDLVNNGGMPSQVNMNAFEVGKNLATTEGSVVFRNEVLELIQYRPITEQVHSRPLLVVPPQINKFYVFDLSPEKSLARFLLRNGVQTFVVSWRNPTKAQREWGLSSYIEALKEAIEVITAITGSPDINMLGACSGGLTTASLLGHYAALGEQKVHALTLLVSVLDTQLDTQVALFADETTLEAAKRRSYQAGVLEGSDMAKVFAWMRPNDLIWNYWVNNYLLGNEPPVFDILYWNNDTTRLPAALHGEFIEMFKTNPLTRSGALEVCGTPIDLKQVTCDFFCVAGTTDHITPWDSCYKSAHLFGGKCEFVLSNSGHIQSILNPPGNPKARYMTNSEMPLDPKDWQDSSTKHTDSWWLHWQKWLAERSGETRKAPAKLGNKAHPAAEAAPGTYVHER from the coding sequence ATGACAGATAGACCCAGTGATGACCTGAAGAAACAAGCCTCCGAGAACACCCTCGGCCTCAATCCGGTCATCGGCATTCGCGGCAGGGACCTGCTGAGCTCGGCGCGGACCGTGCTCACCCAGGCCATCAAGCAACCGGTGCACAGCGCCAAGCACGTGGCCCACTTCGGCCTGGAGCTGAAGAACGTGTTGTTCGGCCAGTCCGAACTCAGCCCCGAAGCCGGCGACCGTCGCTTCGCCGACCCGGCCTGGAGCCAGAACCCGCTGTACAAGCGCTACCTGCAGACCTACCTGGCCTGGCGCAAGGAGCTGCACGACTGGGTCGAGTACAGCGACCTGTCGGAGCAGGACGTCAGCCGCAGCCACTTCGTCATCAACCTGATGACCGAGGCCATGGCGCCGAGCAACAGCATGGCCAACCCGGCCGCGATCAAACGCTTCTTCGAGACCGGCGGCAAGAGCCTGCTGGACGGCCTCAGCCACCTGGCCAAGGACCTGGTCAACAACGGCGGCATGCCCAGCCAGGTCAACATGAACGCCTTCGAGGTCGGCAAGAACCTGGCCACCACCGAAGGCTCGGTGGTGTTCCGCAACGAGGTGCTGGAGCTTATCCAGTACCGGCCGATCACCGAGCAGGTGCACAGCCGCCCGCTGCTGGTGGTGCCGCCGCAGATCAACAAGTTCTACGTGTTCGACCTGTCGCCGGAAAAGAGCCTGGCGCGCTTCCTCCTGCGCAATGGCGTGCAGACCTTCGTGGTCAGCTGGCGCAACCCGACCAAGGCCCAGCGCGAGTGGGGCCTGTCGAGCTATATCGAGGCGCTGAAGGAGGCCATCGAGGTGATCACCGCGATCACCGGCAGCCCGGACATCAACATGCTCGGCGCCTGCTCCGGCGGCCTCACCACCGCCTCGCTGCTCGGCCACTACGCCGCGCTGGGCGAGCAGAAGGTGCATGCCCTGACCCTGCTGGTCAGCGTGCTCGACACCCAGCTGGATACCCAGGTGGCGCTGTTCGCCGACGAGACCACCCTGGAGGCGGCCAAGCGCCGCTCCTACCAGGCCGGCGTGCTGGAAGGCAGCGACATGGCCAAGGTGTTCGCCTGGATGCGTCCCAACGACCTGATCTGGAACTACTGGGTCAACAACTACCTGCTCGGCAACGAGCCGCCGGTGTTCGACATCCTCTACTGGAACAACGACACCACGCGCCTGCCCGCCGCCCTGCACGGCGAGTTCATCGAGATGTTCAAGACCAATCCGCTGACCCGCAGCGGTGCCCTGGAAGTCTGCGGCACGCCGATCGACCTCAAGCAGGTGACCTGCGACTTCTTCTGCGTGGCCGGCACCACCGACCACATCACGCCCTGGGACAGCTGCTACAAGTCGGCGCACCTGTTCGGCGGCAAGTGCGAGTTCGTGCTGTCCAACAGCGGCCACATCCAGAGCATTCTCAATCCGCCGGGCAACCCCAAGGCGCGCTACATGACCAACAGCGAGATGCCGCTCGACCCGAAGGACTGGCAGGACAGCTCGACCAAGCACACCGACTCCTGGTGGCTGCACTGGCAGAAGTGGCTGGCCGAGCGCTCCGGCGAGACCAGGAAGGCGCCGGCCAAGCTGGGCAACAAGGCCCACCCGGCGGCCGAGGCCGCGCCCGGCACCTATGTCCACGAACGTTGA
- the hisI gene encoding phosphoribosyl-AMP cyclohydrolase, with product MNDWLDEINWNSDGLVPAIAQDHRTGRVLMMAWMNREALALTASEQRAIYWSRSRGKLWRKGEESGHVQKLHELRLDCDADVIILRVEQLGGIACHTGRESCFYRVFDNGTWKTVDAVLKDPHAIYRAGHTHD from the coding sequence ATGAACGATTGGCTCGACGAGATCAACTGGAACAGCGACGGCCTGGTGCCGGCAATCGCCCAGGACCACCGGACCGGCCGCGTGCTGATGATGGCCTGGATGAACCGCGAGGCCCTGGCCCTGACCGCCAGCGAGCAGCGCGCCATCTACTGGTCGCGCTCGCGCGGCAAGCTGTGGCGCAAGGGCGAAGAGTCCGGCCATGTGCAGAAGCTGCACGAGCTGCGCCTGGACTGCGACGCCGACGTGATCATCCTCAGGGTCGAACAGCTCGGCGGCATCGCCTGCCACACCGGCCGCGAGAGCTGCTTCTACCGGGTGTTCGACAACGGCACCTGGAAAACCGTCGATGCGGTGCTGAAAGACCCGCACGCCATCTACCGCGCAGGACATACCCATGACTGA
- a CDS encoding phasin family protein encodes MAVKKKTEKQTSSWIGEVEKYSRQIWLAGLGAYSKVSKDGTKLFDTLVKDGEKAEKQAKSEVDKQVESVKSTVESKVGTAKSKVDVVKDKAMGKWGELEEAFDKRLHNAISRLGVPSRSEVKALNDKVESLTKQLEALTGVAAKSVKPAAKPVRKAAPKAAAKPASKAAVKPATAKPAAKPAAKAAAKPATKVAAAPLAEAAAKPAAAKKPAVKKTPLAKVVAPAASEPVAPAAAAAPTEAPAPSTPASQS; translated from the coding sequence ATGGCTGTTAAGAAGAAAACCGAAAAACAGACCAGCTCCTGGATCGGCGAGGTCGAGAAGTATTCGCGGCAGATCTGGTTGGCCGGCCTGGGCGCTTACTCCAAGGTCAGCAAGGACGGCACCAAGCTGTTCGACACCCTGGTCAAGGACGGCGAGAAGGCCGAGAAGCAGGCCAAGAGCGAGGTCGACAAGCAGGTCGAGTCGGTGAAGTCCACCGTCGAGTCCAAGGTCGGGACCGCCAAGTCCAAGGTCGATGTGGTCAAGGACAAGGCCATGGGCAAGTGGGGCGAACTGGAGGAGGCGTTCGACAAGCGCCTGCACAACGCCATTTCGCGCCTGGGCGTGCCCAGCCGCAGCGAGGTGAAGGCACTCAATGACAAGGTCGAGAGCCTGACCAAGCAGCTCGAGGCGCTCACCGGGGTTGCCGCCAAGTCGGTCAAGCCGGCGGCCAAGCCGGTGCGCAAGGCCGCTCCGAAAGCGGCGGCCAAGCCGGCGAGCAAGGCCGCGGTCAAGCCGGCGACGGCTAAACCCGCTGCCAAGCCAGCAGCCAAGGCCGCTGCGAAGCCGGCGACCAAGGTGGCGGCGGCACCGCTAGCCGAAGCGGCGGCCAAGCCGGCCGCGGCGAAGAAGCCGGCGGTGAAGAAGACTCCGCTGGCCAAGGTGGTGGCGCCGGCCGCCTCGGAGCCGGTGGCGCCTGCGGCTGCCGCGGCACCGACGGAAGCGCCGGCGCCGAGCACGCCCGCCAGCCAGTCCTGA
- the phaC gene encoding class II poly(R)-hydroxyalkanoic acid synthase — translation MRDKPRSGALPAPATFMTAQNAVVGLRGRDLLSTLRTLALQGIRQPLHSARHALALGGQLGRVLLGDTPHRVNPQDARFADPTWQLNPFYRRGLQAYLSWQDQLNRWIDGSNLSADDRARARFVTTLLGDALAPSNSPLNPLALKELLNSGGTSLIKGLGQLLDDLLHNDGLPRQVSKQAFEVGRNLAATPGAVVFRNELLELIQYRPMSERQYLRPLLIVPPQINKYYIFDLSSDKSFVQYALKNGLQCFILSWRNPSARHREWGLSSYVQALEEAVDACRAITASKEVNLLGACAGGLTIAALQGHLQAKRQLRKVASATYLVSLLDSQVDSPAMLFADEQTLEAAKRRSYQAGVLDGRDMARVFAWMRPNDLIWNYWVNNYLLGKQPPAFDILYWNNDCTRLPAALHGDLLDFFKYNPLSHAGGLEVCGTPIDLQKVALDSFSVAGINDHITPWDSVYRSALLLGGDRRFILSNSGHIQSILNPPGNPKATYLEGPRLSGDPRAWYHDAQKHEGSWWPRWLEWIQQRSGEQRQTLATLGSTRYPAMEAAPGTYVHVR, via the coding sequence ATGCGAGACAAGCCACGTAGCGGCGCCTTACCGGCCCCGGCCACCTTCATGACCGCACAGAACGCGGTGGTCGGCCTGCGCGGCCGCGACCTGCTGTCCACCCTGCGCACCCTGGCCCTGCAGGGCATCCGGCAACCGCTGCACAGCGCGCGGCACGCCCTGGCCCTCGGCGGCCAGCTGGGCCGCGTGCTGCTCGGCGACACCCCGCACAGGGTCAACCCGCAGGATGCCCGCTTCGCCGACCCCACCTGGCAGCTCAACCCCTTCTACCGGCGTGGCCTGCAGGCCTACCTGTCGTGGCAGGATCAGCTGAACCGCTGGATCGACGGGAGCAACCTGTCCGCCGATGACCGCGCCCGCGCGCGCTTCGTCACGACGCTGCTCGGCGACGCCCTGGCACCGTCCAACTCGCCGCTCAACCCGCTGGCGCTCAAGGAGCTGCTCAACAGCGGCGGCACCAGCCTGATCAAGGGGCTCGGCCAGCTGCTCGACGACCTGCTGCACAACGACGGCCTGCCCCGCCAGGTCAGCAAGCAGGCCTTCGAGGTCGGTCGCAACCTGGCCGCCACGCCCGGCGCGGTGGTGTTTCGCAACGAGCTGCTGGAGCTGATCCAGTACCGGCCGATGAGCGAGAGGCAGTACCTGCGCCCGCTGCTGATCGTGCCGCCGCAGATCAACAAGTACTACATCTTCGACCTGTCCAGCGACAAGAGCTTCGTCCAGTACGCCCTGAAGAACGGCCTGCAGTGCTTCATCCTCAGCTGGCGCAACCCCAGCGCCCGGCACCGCGAGTGGGGCCTGTCGAGCTATGTGCAGGCTCTGGAGGAGGCGGTGGACGCCTGCCGGGCGATCACCGCCAGCAAGGAGGTCAACCTGCTCGGTGCCTGCGCCGGCGGCCTGACCATCGCCGCCCTGCAGGGTCATCTGCAGGCCAAGCGGCAACTGCGCAAGGTGGCCAGCGCCACCTACCTGGTCAGCCTGCTCGACAGCCAGGTCGACAGCCCGGCCATGCTCTTCGCCGACGAGCAGACCCTCGAGGCGGCCAAGCGCCGCTCTTACCAGGCCGGCGTGCTGGACGGTCGCGACATGGCCCGGGTGTTCGCCTGGATGCGCCCCAACGACCTGATCTGGAACTACTGGGTCAACAACTACCTGCTCGGCAAGCAACCCCCGGCCTTCGACATCCTCTACTGGAACAACGACTGCACCCGCCTGCCGGCGGCGCTGCACGGCGACCTGCTGGACTTCTTCAAGTACAACCCGCTGAGCCACGCCGGCGGCCTGGAGGTCTGCGGCACCCCCATCGACCTGCAGAAGGTCGCCCTCGACAGTTTCAGCGTCGCCGGCATCAACGACCACATCACCCCCTGGGACTCGGTCTACCGCTCGGCCCTGCTGCTCGGCGGCGACCGGCGCTTCATCCTGTCCAACAGCGGACATATCCAGAGCATCCTCAACCCGCCGGGCAATCCCAAGGCCACCTACCTGGAGGGCCCCAGGCTCAGCGGCGACCCCCGCGCCTGGTACCACGACGCGCAGAAGCACGAGGGCAGCTGGTGGCCGCGGTGGCTGGAGTGGATCCAGCAGCGCTCCGGCGAGCAGCGCCAGACCCTCGCGACCCTGGGCAGCACCCGCTACCCGGCCATGGAGGCGGCGCCTGGGACCTATGTGCATGTGCGCTGA
- a CDS encoding polyhydroxyalkanoic acid system family protein, translated as MTRIDVERSHNLGREAAREKAEQLAERLARDFDVRYRWSGDTLEFKRSGADGRIEVGADRVRVELKLGLLLSAMGGSIKRQIEEVLDKNLKA; from the coding sequence ATGACCCGAATCGATGTGGAACGTTCCCATAACCTCGGCCGCGAGGCGGCCCGGGAGAAAGCCGAGCAGCTGGCCGAGCGCCTGGCCCGCGACTTCGACGTGCGCTACCGCTGGAGCGGCGACACCCTGGAATTCAAGCGCAGCGGCGCCGACGGGCGCATCGAGGTCGGTGCGGACCGGGTGCGCGTGGAGCTCAAGCTGGGCCTGTTGCTGTCGGCCATGGGCGGCAGCATCAAACGGCAGATCGAGGAGGTGCTGGACAAGAACCTCAAGGCTTGA
- the ubiB gene encoding ubiquinone biosynthesis regulatory protein kinase UbiB, which yields MKLLAARRLLRIQRVVIRYQLDDLLFDLPLPLWLRALRYALPWHWLPRRTLNLSRGARLRLALEELGPIFIKFGQLLSTRRDLLPPDVADELAKLQDQVPPFDPAHSLALIEAQLGAKVGEVFARFDAKPLASASVAQVHGAQLKSGEEVVVKVIRPGLKPVIRQDLAWLFLLARLAEKASPDARRLRPVEVVGDYEKTIYDELDLLREAANASQLRRNFEGSALLYVPQVYWDLCRPKVLVMERIYGVPVTDLASLADQRTDMKLLAERGVEIFFTQVFRDSFFHADMHPGNIFVSTRQPWNPQYIAIDCGIIGSLTAEDQDYLARNLLAFFKRDYRRVAQLHIDSGWVPAQTRVNDFEAAIRTVCEPIFERPLKDISFGQLLLRLFQTARRFNMEVQPQLVLLQKTLLNIEGLGRQLYPDLDLWSTAQPFLERWMRERISPRHLLRNLQQQVEQVPHLSQMARDTLERLNNQQPVVRVESADNRQWPIRLLGALLIAGAAAQGLALSLPAWPSWAMLAGGLYLVLRR from the coding sequence ATGAAGCTGCTCGCCGCCCGCCGCCTGTTGCGCATCCAGCGCGTGGTCATCCGCTACCAGCTGGACGACCTGCTGTTCGACCTGCCGCTGCCGCTGTGGCTGCGCGCCCTGCGCTACGCCCTGCCCTGGCACTGGCTGCCGCGCCGCACCCTGAACCTGTCGCGCGGCGCGCGCCTGCGCCTGGCCCTGGAGGAGCTGGGGCCGATCTTCATCAAGTTCGGCCAGCTGCTGTCGACCCGCCGCGACCTGCTGCCGCCGGATGTGGCCGACGAGCTGGCCAAGCTGCAGGACCAGGTCCCGCCCTTCGACCCGGCCCATTCCCTGGCCCTGATCGAGGCCCAGCTCGGCGCCAAGGTCGGCGAGGTGTTCGCCCGCTTCGACGCCAAGCCGCTGGCCTCGGCCTCGGTCGCCCAGGTGCATGGCGCGCAGCTCAAGAGCGGCGAGGAAGTGGTGGTCAAGGTCATCCGCCCGGGGCTCAAGCCGGTGATCCGCCAGGATTTGGCCTGGTTGTTCCTGCTCGCCCGGCTGGCCGAGAAGGCCTCCCCCGACGCCCGCCGGCTGCGCCCGGTGGAGGTGGTCGGCGACTACGAGAAGACCATCTACGACGAGCTCGACCTGCTGCGCGAGGCGGCCAACGCCAGCCAGCTGCGGCGCAACTTCGAGGGCTCGGCGCTGCTCTACGTGCCCCAGGTGTACTGGGACCTGTGCCGGCCCAAGGTGCTGGTGATGGAGCGCATCTACGGCGTGCCGGTGACCGACCTGGCCAGCCTGGCCGACCAGCGCACCGACATGAAGCTGTTGGCCGAGCGCGGCGTGGAGATCTTCTTCACCCAGGTGTTCCGCGACAGCTTCTTCCACGCCGACATGCACCCCGGCAACATCTTCGTCAGCACCCGCCAGCCGTGGAACCCGCAGTACATCGCCATCGACTGCGGCATCATCGGCAGCCTCACCGCCGAGGACCAGGACTACCTGGCGCGCAACCTGCTGGCCTTCTTCAAGCGCGACTACCGCCGCGTCGCCCAGTTGCACATCGACTCCGGCTGGGTGCCGGCGCAGACCCGGGTCAACGACTTCGAGGCGGCGATCCGCACCGTGTGCGAGCCGATCTTCGAGCGCCCGCTCAAGGACATCTCCTTCGGCCAGCTGCTGCTGCGCCTGTTCCAGACCGCGCGGCGCTTCAACATGGAGGTGCAGCCGCAGCTGGTGCTGCTGCAGAAGACCCTGCTGAACATCGAGGGCCTGGGCCGCCAGCTGTACCCGGACCTCGACCTGTGGAGCACCGCCCAGCCCTTCCTCGAGCGCTGGATGCGCGAGCGCATCAGCCCGCGCCACCTGCTGCGCAACCTGCAGCAGCAGGTCGAGCAGGTGCCGCACCTGTCGCAGATGGCCCGCGACACCCTGGAGCGACTCAATAACCAGCAGCCGGTGGTCCGGGTCGAGTCGGCGGACAACCGGCAATGGCCGATCCGCCTGCTCGGTGCCCTGCTGATTGCCGGCGCCGCGGCCCAGGGCCTGGCCCTCAGCCTGCCGGCCTGGCCCAGCTGGGCCATGCTGGCCGGCGGTCTCTACCTGGTGCTGCGCCGATAG
- a CDS encoding TetR/AcrR family transcriptional regulator: MKTRDRILECALLLFNQQGEPNVSTLEIANELGISPGNLYYHFHGKEPLILGLFERFQAELAPLLDPPADARLEAEDYWLFLHLIVERLAHYRFLFQDLSNLAGRLPKLARGIRQWLNLLKRTLATLLARLKAENQLVSETQALGQLVEQITLTLLFSLDYQRILGAQGESRLVVYQVMMLVAPHLTSASRQAAEQLAQRYLEA; the protein is encoded by the coding sequence ATGAAAACCCGCGACCGCATCCTCGAGTGCGCCCTGCTGCTGTTCAACCAGCAGGGCGAACCCAACGTCTCCACCCTGGAGATTGCCAACGAACTGGGCATCAGCCCGGGCAACCTCTATTACCACTTCCACGGCAAGGAGCCGCTGATCCTCGGCCTGTTCGAACGCTTCCAGGCCGAGCTGGCGCCGCTGCTCGACCCGCCGGCCGACGCGCGGCTGGAGGCCGAGGACTACTGGCTGTTCCTGCACCTGATCGTCGAGCGCCTGGCCCACTACCGCTTCCTGTTCCAGGACCTGTCCAACCTGGCCGGGCGCCTGCCCAAGCTGGCCCGCGGCATCCGCCAGTGGCTCAACCTGCTCAAGCGCACCCTGGCCACCCTGCTGGCGCGGCTGAAGGCGGAGAACCAGTTGGTCAGCGAGACCCAGGCCCTGGGCCAGCTGGTCGAGCAGATCACCCTGACCCTGCTGTTCTCCCTCGACTACCAGCGCATCCTCGGCGCCCAGGGCGAAAGCCGTCTGGTGGTGTATCAGGTGATGATGCTGGTGGCGCCGCACCTGACGAGCGCCTCGCGCCAGGCCGCCGAGCAGCTGGCCCAGCGCTACCTGGAGGCCTGA